In Pseudomonas hamedanensis, a single window of DNA contains:
- a CDS encoding methyl-accepting chemotaxis protein, with protein sequence MSQPRARIASQLGLALAVILAIVISGSTVFALRSLDSANLATREEHLASEARLLADQLSTFHGTLRESTLRLSGLFEKRFGSGLSVHPEEPVTVAGVQTPGLRLGSEVLNNNFKEVDEFKQMTAGVATVFVRSGEEFIRVSTNVTKQDGTRAIGTVLDHANPAYAKLMAGQSFVGRSLLFERYYMSQYTPVRDAGGKIIAVLYVGFDYTDAQNAQFANLKRFRIGKTGSLALLDEQNKWLVPIAGVESLDQAVPAINGLVKTPGKGEFWNDKGEDFYSVAVPFEGGPWSVVASMPKAEIRAVTWSVGTQLAIGSLLAMLLAVGSVVWLLRSKLAPLGDLVRQAEALGAGDLSVRLNVSSHDEIGQLSRAFNQMSQALSTMVEHIRRASEEVNSRAQALSGLSGGAYEGMEQQSGEITSMAGAVEEFSATSLDIADNMGATQRLAQENAQQTQIGRSSMEEASSSLEQIAGALNSTASVINTLGQRSQEIGGIVGVITSIAEQTNLLALNAAIEAARAGEQGRGFAVVADEVRSLASRTRQATDEISSMIHSIQQETGNAISTMEQGNVLMQEGLSRNANVASALARIDEQSRSAGQQFAAITTATQEQSSTATLLSSNLQSIALANSEQREVVSNLAVTAKELEKLAADLRSEVDRFR encoded by the coding sequence ATGTCTCAACCTCGCGCTCGGATCGCCTCGCAGCTGGGCCTCGCGCTCGCTGTAATACTGGCGATTGTCATCAGTGGCAGTACGGTGTTCGCTCTGCGTTCGCTGGATTCGGCCAACCTCGCCACCCGTGAAGAACATCTGGCCAGCGAGGCGCGGCTGCTGGCCGACCAGCTGAGCACGTTCCACGGCACGCTGCGCGAAAGCACCTTGCGCCTGAGCGGCTTGTTCGAGAAACGCTTCGGTAGCGGCCTGAGTGTTCATCCGGAAGAGCCGGTCACCGTGGCCGGCGTACAGACGCCGGGACTGCGTCTGGGCAGCGAAGTGCTGAACAACAACTTCAAGGAAGTTGACGAGTTCAAGCAGATGACGGCCGGCGTGGCTACGGTGTTCGTGCGCAGCGGCGAAGAATTCATTCGTGTCAGCACCAACGTCACCAAGCAGGACGGCACCCGCGCCATCGGCACCGTGCTCGACCACGCCAACCCGGCTTACGCGAAGCTGATGGCGGGCCAGAGCTTTGTCGGGCGTTCCCTGTTGTTCGAACGCTATTACATGTCGCAGTACACCCCGGTTCGCGATGCGGGCGGGAAGATCATCGCCGTGCTGTACGTCGGCTTCGATTACACCGATGCGCAAAACGCCCAGTTTGCCAATCTCAAGCGCTTCCGCATCGGCAAGACCGGCTCGCTGGCCTTGCTTGACGAGCAGAACAAATGGCTGGTGCCGATTGCCGGCGTCGAGTCGCTGGACCAGGCCGTCCCGGCCATCAACGGTCTGGTGAAAACCCCGGGCAAGGGTGAGTTCTGGAACGATAAAGGCGAAGACTTCTACAGCGTCGCGGTGCCGTTCGAGGGCGGACCGTGGTCGGTAGTGGCGAGCATGCCGAAAGCCGAGATCCGCGCGGTGACCTGGAGCGTCGGTACGCAACTGGCTATCGGCAGCCTGCTGGCGATGTTGCTGGCCGTTGGCTCCGTGGTCTGGTTGCTGCGCAGCAAACTCGCTCCGCTGGGTGATCTGGTGCGTCAGGCCGAGGCCTTGGGCGCTGGTGATCTGAGCGTGCGCTTGAACGTATCGAGCCACGATGAGATCGGTCAGCTGTCCCGCGCCTTCAACCAGATGAGCCAGGCGCTGTCGACCATGGTCGAGCACATCCGCCGCGCTTCGGAAGAGGTCAACAGCCGTGCGCAGGCGCTGTCCGGTTTGTCCGGCGGTGCGTATGAGGGCATGGAGCAGCAGTCGGGGGAAATCACCAGCATGGCCGGCGCTGTCGAAGAGTTCAGCGCCACGTCGTTGGACATCGCCGACAACATGGGGGCCACTCAGCGCCTCGCGCAGGAAAACGCCCAGCAAACACAGATCGGTCGCAGCTCGATGGAAGAAGCGTCGTCCTCGCTGGAGCAAATCGCCGGCGCGCTGAACAGCACCGCCAGCGTGATCAACACCCTCGGCCAGCGCTCGCAGGAAATTGGCGGCATTGTCGGCGTGATCACCTCTATCGCCGAGCAGACCAACCTGTTGGCCCTGAACGCGGCGATCGAAGCGGCGCGCGCCGGCGAACAAGGTCGCGGCTTTGCCGTGGTGGCTGACGAAGTGCGCAGTCTGGCCTCGCGCACCCGTCAGGCGACCGACGAGATTTCCAGCATGATCCACAGCATCCAGCAGGAAACCGGCAACGCGATCAGCACCATGGAGCAGGGCAACGTGCTGATGCAAGAAGGTCTGTCGCGCAACGCCAATGTCGCCTCGGCGCTGGCGCGCATTGATGAGCAGAGCCGTTCGGCAGGCCAGCAATTTGCTGCAATCACCACTGCGACGCAGGAACAAAGCAGCACCGCGACATTGCTGAGCAGCAACTTGCAGAGCATTGCCCTGGCTAACAGTGAGCAGCGTGAGGTTGTGTCGAACCTGGCGGTGACGGCTAAAGAGCTGGAGAAGCTGGCGGCGGATCTGCGTTCCGAGGTTGATCGCTTCCGTTGA
- a CDS encoding aldose 1-epimerase family protein: MTLLKLFVALGAFSAASHAMAWDYVLLDTHTPAKNWTITSEQLGVKTAKPFSVTLRTLHGGRQEGVSVVDIDNGAMKLSVVPTRGMNVLQASVGNVRMGWDSPVQEVVNPAFIELNGRGGLGWLEGFNELVTRCGYEWVGHPGMDNGELLTLHGRAANIPASTVTLHIDEKPPYAITLRGELKEQAFKKVDFSVATELVTEPGSASFTLNDTLTNNGDYPKEYQALYHSNFSTPFLEQGAKFAAPVKQVSPFNDKAKGDLADWQTYRAPTKDYDETVYNVVPYADAKGETLTVLHNKAGSLGVSVGFNTQQLPVFSLWKNTDTQGQGYVTGLEPGTSFSYNRRYQRPLNLVPTIAPKEHKQFQISYSLLADKGAVDNALKRVSEIQAGRETEVRQAPLVDLTQH; this comes from the coding sequence ATGACCCTGCTCAAACTCTTTGTCGCCCTCGGCGCATTCTCCGCTGCTTCCCATGCCATGGCCTGGGACTACGTCTTGCTCGATACCCATACTCCCGCGAAAAACTGGACGATCACCAGTGAACAGCTTGGTGTGAAAACCGCCAAACCGTTTTCCGTGACCTTGCGCACCCTGCACGGCGGTCGTCAGGAGGGTGTCAGCGTTGTCGACATCGATAACGGCGCGATGAAGCTTTCGGTGGTACCGACCCGTGGCATGAACGTGCTGCAAGCTTCGGTGGGCAATGTCCGCATGGGCTGGGACTCGCCGGTGCAGGAGGTGGTCAATCCGGCCTTCATCGAACTCAACGGACGCGGTGGCCTGGGCTGGCTCGAAGGCTTCAACGAACTGGTCACCCGTTGCGGTTACGAATGGGTAGGCCATCCCGGCATGGACAACGGTGAACTGCTGACACTGCACGGTCGCGCCGCCAACATTCCGGCCAGCACCGTCACTTTGCACATCGATGAAAAACCGCCCTATGCCATTACCTTGCGTGGCGAGCTGAAAGAGCAGGCGTTCAAGAAAGTCGATTTCTCGGTAGCGACCGAACTGGTCACCGAGCCGGGCAGCGCAAGCTTCACCCTCAACGACACCCTGACCAACAACGGCGACTATCCGAAGGAATATCAGGCGCTGTATCACAGCAACTTCAGCACGCCGTTTCTTGAGCAAGGCGCAAAGTTTGCCGCGCCGGTGAAGCAGGTATCGCCATTCAACGACAAGGCCAAGGGCGATCTGGCCGACTGGCAGACTTACCGGGCGCCGACCAAGGACTACGACGAAACGGTGTACAACGTCGTGCCTTATGCGGATGCCAAGGGCGAAACCTTGACGGTGCTGCATAACAAGGCCGGTAGCCTGGGCGTCTCTGTGGGCTTCAATACTCAGCAGTTGCCGGTGTTCTCCCTGTGGAAGAATACCGACACCCAAGGGCAGGGCTACGTGACGGGGCTTGAGCCGGGCACCAGTTTTTCCTACAACCGCCGCTACCAGCGCCCGCTGAATCTGGTGCCGACCATTGCACCGAAGGAGCATAAACAGTTCCAGATCAGCTACAGCCTGCTCGCAGACAAAGGTGCTGTGGATAACGCCTTGAAGCGCGTGAGCGAGATTCAGGCCGGGCGGGAAACCGAAGTGCGGCAAGCGCCATTGGTTGATCTGACCCAGCATTAA
- a CDS encoding YifB family Mg chelatase-like AAA ATPase yields the protein MSLSIVHSRAQIGVEAPAVTVEVHLANGLPSLTMVGLPEAAVKESKDRVRSAIINSGLQFPARRITLNLAPADLPKDGGRFDLAIALGILSASVQVPCLTLDDVECLGELALSGAVRPVRGVLPAALAARKAGRALVVPRANAEEACLASGLKVFAVDHLLEAVAHFNGHTPVEPYVSDGLMHAAKPYPDLNEVQGQTAAKRALLIAAAGAHNLLFSGPPGTGKTLLASRLPGLLPPLSECEALEVAAIQSVANGVPLTHWPQRPFRQPHHSASGPALVGGSSKPQPGEITLAHHGVLFLDELPEFDRKVLEVLREPLESGHIVIARAKDRVRFPARFQLVAAMNPCPCGYLGEPSGKCSCTPDMVQRYRNKLSGPLLDRIDLHLTVAREATALNPAAKPGEDSASAAALVAEARERQHKRQGCANAFLDLPGLKRHCRLSTADEKWLESACERLILSLRSAHRLLKVARTLADLEQVDAITREHLAEALQYRPATP from the coding sequence ATGTCCCTCTCCATCGTCCACAGTCGCGCCCAGATTGGCGTGGAAGCCCCCGCTGTCACCGTCGAAGTCCATCTGGCCAACGGTCTGCCGTCGCTGACCATGGTTGGCCTGCCCGAGGCGGCGGTGAAGGAGAGCAAGGATCGGGTGCGCAGCGCGATTATCAATTCCGGACTGCAATTTCCGGCGCGGCGGATCACCTTGAATCTGGCGCCGGCGGATCTGCCCAAGGATGGCGGGCGCTTTGATCTGGCGATTGCCTTGGGGATTCTTTCGGCGAGTGTTCAGGTGCCGTGCCTGACGCTGGATGATGTGGAGTGTCTTGGCGAACTGGCGTTGTCCGGTGCGGTGCGGCCGGTGCGTGGCGTGCTGCCGGCAGCGTTGGCGGCGCGCAAGGCCGGGCGGGCGTTGGTGGTGCCGCGGGCGAATGCCGAAGAGGCGTGTCTGGCTTCGGGGTTGAAGGTGTTTGCGGTGGATCACTTGCTGGAGGCAGTGGCGCATTTCAACGGGCATACGCCGGTGGAGCCTTACGTTTCCGATGGATTGATGCATGCTGCCAAACCCTACCCTGACCTTAACGAGGTGCAGGGGCAGACAGCCGCCAAGCGCGCATTGCTGATTGCGGCGGCGGGCGCGCACAACTTGCTGTTCAGCGGGCCACCCGGGACAGGCAAGACGTTGCTGGCCAGCCGCCTGCCCGGATTGCTGCCGCCGCTTTCCGAATGCGAAGCCCTGGAGGTCGCAGCGATTCAGTCAGTCGCTAATGGCGTACCGTTAACTCACTGGCCACAGCGCCCCTTCCGTCAACCGCACCACTCCGCTTCCGGGCCGGCACTGGTCGGCGGCAGTTCGAAACCGCAACCCGGCGAAATCACCCTGGCGCATCATGGCGTGCTGTTTCTCGACGAATTACCCGAGTTTGATCGCAAGGTTCTGGAGGTACTGCGCGAGCCGCTGGAGTCCGGGCATATCGTGATTGCCCGGGCCAAGGATCGCGTGCGTTTCCCCGCGCGGTTCCAATTGGTGGCGGCAATGAATCCGTGTCCCTGTGGATATCTTGGCGAACCCAGCGGCAAGTGTTCGTGCACGCCGGACATGGTTCAGCGCTATCGCAATAAACTGTCGGGGCCGCTGCTGGACCGAATCGATTTGCACCTGACCGTGGCGCGAGAGGCAACAGCATTGAATCCGGCAGCGAAGCCCGGCGAGGACAGCGCCAGCGCTGCGGCGTTGGTAGCCGAAGCGCGAGAGCGCCAGCACAAACGTCAGGGCTGCGCCAACGCCTTTCTCGATTTGCCGGGATTGAAGCGCCATTGCCGGTTATCCACAGCCGACGAGAAATGGCTGGAATCGGCCTGCGAGCGACTGATCCTGTCGCTGCGCTCGGCCCATCGTCTGCTCAAGGTCGCGCGCACGCTGGCGGATCTTGAGCAGGTCGATGCGATCACCCGCGAGCACCTGGCCGAGGCACTGCAATACCGACCGGCGACACCTTAA
- a CDS encoding type II toxin-antitoxin system RelE/ParE family toxin — protein MMISFRCSETEYLFRSGKTRFWSAILSVAERKLTMLDAAAALADLRSPPGNRLETLGGDRKGQCSIRINAQWRICFVWGLNGPEDVEIVDYH, from the coding sequence ATTATGATCAGCTTCAGATGTTCTGAAACCGAATACCTGTTCCGAAGCGGTAAAACCCGTTTCTGGTCAGCCATATTGAGTGTCGCGGAACGTAAGCTGACGATGCTTGATGCAGCAGCTGCGTTGGCTGATCTCCGATCTCCTCCCGGAAATCGGCTCGAGACCTTGGGAGGCGATCGGAAGGGGCAATGCAGCATTCGTATCAACGCCCAATGGCGAATTTGCTTCGTCTGGGGGCTGAATGGGCCCGAGGATGTTGAAATCGTCGATTATCACTGA
- a CDS encoding HigA family addiction module antitoxin: MTKNGMRPVHPGEILKEEYLEPLNLTAAALARALNVSTPTVNDIVLQRRGISADMALRLSICLDTTPEFWLNLQSTYDLRKAEIERGAAIRDQVERLAHCA, encoded by the coding sequence ATGACCAAGAATGGTATGCGTCCGGTCCATCCCGGCGAGATCCTCAAAGAGGAGTATCTGGAGCCTCTGAACCTGACAGCCGCTGCGTTGGCGCGAGCATTGAATGTGTCTACTCCGACGGTGAACGATATCGTTCTACAGCGCCGAGGCATCAGCGCTGACATGGCTTTAAGACTTTCTATCTGTCTGGACACCACTCCTGAATTTTGGCTGAACCTGCAATCGACGTACGATCTGCGAAAAGCTGAAATTGAAAGAGGAGCTGCAATCCGTGATCAGGTAGAGCGGCTGGCACATTGCGCATGA
- a CDS encoding accessory factor UbiK family protein, whose product MLAPKDFLDALSGTASRLFSGDTPLPKAEMESQFKMLLQSAFSKLDLVSREEFDSQMVVLARTRARLESLEAKVAEMEAKLNPPAE is encoded by the coding sequence ATGCTCGCACCCAAAGACTTCCTCGACGCCCTGAGCGGCACCGCCTCCCGCCTTTTCAGCGGCGACACCCCGCTGCCGAAAGCCGAAATGGAAAGCCAGTTCAAAATGCTGCTGCAAAGCGCCTTCAGTAAACTCGATCTGGTCAGCCGGGAAGAGTTTGATAGTCAGATGGTGGTGCTGGCGCGTACGCGTGCACGGCTTGAGAGTCTTGAAGCGAAGGTGGCGGAGATGGAAGCGAAGCTGAATCCGCCGGCTGAATAA
- the glnK gene encoding P-II family nitrogen regulator: MKLVTAIIKPFKLDDVRESLSEIGVQGITVTEVKGFGRQKGHTELYRGAEYVVDFLPKVKIDVAIDDKDLDRVIEAITKAANTGKIGDGKIFVVNLEQAIRIRTGETDTDAI, translated from the coding sequence ATGAAGCTAGTCACTGCCATCATCAAGCCGTTCAAGCTGGACGACGTGCGCGAGTCGCTGTCCGAAATCGGCGTGCAGGGCATTACCGTTACTGAAGTCAAAGGCTTCGGCCGGCAGAAGGGTCACACCGAGCTGTATCGCGGCGCGGAATATGTGGTCGATTTTCTGCCCAAGGTGAAAATCGACGTGGCCATCGACGACAAGGATCTGGATCGGGTTATCGAGGCGATAACCAAGGCTGCCAACACCGGCAAGATCGGTGACGGCAAGATCTTCGTGGTCAATCTGGAACAGGCGATTCGTATCCGTACCGGCGAAACCGATACCGACGCGATCTAA
- a CDS encoding ammonium transporter yields MTLRKFAGLGALLSIVMPGLAMAADEVAAPVLNSGDTAWMLTSTALVLFMTIPGLALFYGGMVRSKNILSVMMQCFAITGLISILWVIYGYSIAFDTTGMEQGVVNFNSFFGGMGKAFLAGVTPSSITGPAALFPEAVFITFQMTFAIITPALIVGAFAERMKFSAMLIFMAIWFTLVYAPIAHMVWSGNGGLMWDWGVLDFAGGTVVHINAGIAGLVACLVLGKRKGFPTTPMAPHNLGYTLMGAAMLWVGWFGFNAGSAAAANGTAGMAMLVTQIATAAAALGWMFAEWVTHGKPSALGIASGVVAGLVAITPAAGTVGPMGALVIGLAAGVVCFFCATTLKRKLGYDDSLDAFGVHGIGGILGAILTGVFAAPALGGFGTVTDIGAQVWIQIKGVGFTVIYTAIVTFVILKVLDAVMGLRVTEEEESVGLDLAQHNERGYNL; encoded by the coding sequence ATGACTCTGCGTAAATTCGCAGGGCTAGGCGCCCTGTTGTCCATCGTAATGCCCGGCCTTGCCATGGCGGCAGACGAAGTGGCCGCGCCAGTCCTCAATTCCGGCGACACGGCCTGGATGCTGACCTCGACAGCCCTCGTGCTGTTCATGACCATTCCGGGCCTGGCGCTGTTTTACGGCGGTATGGTTCGCTCGAAAAACATTCTTTCCGTGATGATGCAGTGCTTCGCCATTACCGGTCTGATCAGCATTCTCTGGGTCATTTATGGCTACAGCATTGCGTTCGACACCACCGGCATGGAGCAGGGCGTCGTCAACTTCAACTCGTTCTTCGGTGGCATGGGCAAGGCGTTCCTCGCTGGTGTCACGCCTTCGAGCATTACCGGCCCGGCGGCGCTGTTCCCCGAGGCGGTGTTCATTACCTTCCAGATGACCTTTGCGATCATCACCCCGGCGCTGATCGTCGGTGCGTTCGCCGAGCGGATGAAATTCTCCGCGATGCTGATCTTCATGGCCATCTGGTTCACCCTGGTTTATGCGCCGATTGCGCACATGGTCTGGTCCGGTAACGGCGGCCTGATGTGGGACTGGGGCGTGCTCGACTTTGCGGGCGGCACCGTGGTGCACATCAACGCCGGTATCGCCGGTCTGGTCGCGTGCCTGGTGTTGGGCAAGCGCAAGGGGTTCCCGACCACGCCAATGGCGCCGCACAATCTCGGTTACACCCTGATGGGCGCGGCCATGCTGTGGGTGGGCTGGTTTGGTTTCAACGCCGGTTCCGCTGCAGCCGCTAACGGCACTGCGGGCATGGCGATGCTGGTGACTCAAATTGCAACTGCCGCTGCGGCACTGGGCTGGATGTTCGCCGAGTGGGTCACCCACGGCAAACCAAGCGCACTGGGCATTGCCTCGGGTGTGGTTGCCGGTCTGGTAGCGATTACACCGGCCGCCGGTACCGTGGGCCCGATGGGCGCACTGGTGATTGGTCTGGCTGCAGGCGTGGTGTGCTTCTTCTGCGCCACTACCCTGAAGCGCAAACTCGGTTATGACGATTCCCTGGATGCCTTCGGCGTGCACGGCATTGGCGGTATCCTCGGCGCGATCCTCACCGGTGTGTTTGCTGCACCGGCGCTGGGCGGCTTCGGCACCGTGACTGACATCGGCGCGCAGGTCTGGATTCAGATCAAAGGCGTTGGCTTCACGGTGATCTACACCGCGATCGTCACCTTCGTCATCCTCAAGGTGCTGGACGCTGTCATGGGTCTGCGCGTAACCGAAGAAGAAGAGTCGGTCGGCCTCGATCTGGCACAACACAACGAGCGCGGCTACAACCTGTAA
- a CDS encoding secondary thiamine-phosphate synthase enzyme YjbQ yields MWQQTLITLRARPRGFHLITDELLAGLPELKTCRVGLLHLWLQHTSASLTINENADPAVRRDFERFFNRLIPQGTDGYEHNDEGLDDLPAHFKASVLGCQISLPVSAGRLALGTWQGVYLGEHRDHGGARKVLATLHGEGA; encoded by the coding sequence ATGTGGCAACAGACTCTGATAACCCTGCGGGCAAGGCCCCGGGGCTTTCACCTGATAACGGACGAGCTGCTTGCCGGCTTGCCTGAACTCAAGACCTGTCGGGTCGGTCTGTTGCATTTGTGGCTGCAGCACACCTCGGCGTCGTTGACCATCAACGAGAACGCCGATCCGGCAGTTCGTCGCGACTTCGAACGATTTTTCAATCGTCTGATCCCACAAGGAACAGACGGCTATGAGCACAACGACGAAGGCCTGGACGACCTCCCGGCGCACTTCAAGGCCAGCGTGCTGGGCTGCCAGATCAGCCTGCCGGTTTCGGCGGGTCGCCTGGCACTGGGCACCTGGCAAGGCGTTTATCTGGGCGAGCACCGAGATCATGGCGGTGCCCGTAAAGTCCTCGCCACCTTGCACGGTGAAGGGGCATAA
- the sutA gene encoding transcriptional regulator SutA has translation MSDDDLENDDLEVGDEDEAEEGLEAAAEDVAEDDSGEDTPAPAAKGKAKAAVSVDDLPSIEAKNKERDALARAMEEFLARGGKVQEVEANVVADPPKKPDNKYGSRPI, from the coding sequence ATGAGCGACGATGATCTGGAAAACGACGACCTCGAAGTAGGCGACGAAGACGAGGCCGAGGAAGGCCTGGAAGCGGCAGCGGAAGACGTTGCCGAAGACGATAGCGGTGAAGACACGCCGGCCCCGGCTGCCAAAGGCAAAGCCAAGGCTGCGGTATCGGTCGACGATTTGCCGAGTATCGAGGCCAAGAACAAGGAACGTGACGCCCTGGCCCGGGCCATGGAAGAATTCCTTGCGCGCGGCGGCAAGGTGCAGGAAGTGGAGGCCAATGTGGTCGCCGATCCGCCCAAGAAGCCGGACAACAAGTACGGCAGCCGCCCTATCTGA
- a CDS encoding HAD family hydrolase, with protein sequence MSIQLITFDLDDTLWDTAPVIASAETVLREWLSDQAPNLGAVPVEHLWAIRERVLAGEPGLKHRISALRRRVLFHALEDAGYKRDEASALADKGFDVFLHARHQIEVFPEVEPLLEGLANHYALGVVTNGNADVRRLGLADYFKFTLCAEDIGIAKPDARLFHEALQRGGVSAEAAVHVGDHPGDDIAGAQQAGLRAVWFNPAGKVWEAERLPDAEIRSLMELPAVLSRWNATSN encoded by the coding sequence ATGAGCATTCAGTTGATCACCTTCGACCTCGACGACACCCTCTGGGACACCGCCCCGGTGATCGCCAGCGCCGAAACCGTGCTGCGCGAATGGCTGAGCGACCAAGCGCCGAATCTGGGCGCGGTGCCGGTGGAACATCTGTGGGCGATTCGCGAGCGCGTGCTGGCGGGCGAGCCGGGCCTGAAGCACCGCATCAGTGCGCTGCGCCGGCGCGTGCTGTTTCATGCACTGGAAGATGCCGGGTATAAGCGCGACGAGGCGTCAGCCCTGGCGGACAAGGGTTTTGACGTGTTTTTGCATGCACGGCATCAGATCGAAGTGTTCCCCGAGGTCGAGCCGCTGCTGGAGGGTCTCGCCAATCACTACGCCCTCGGCGTTGTCACCAACGGCAATGCCGATGTGCGCCGGCTGGGGCTGGCGGATTATTTCAAATTTACCTTGTGCGCCGAAGACATCGGCATCGCCAAGCCGGATGCGCGGCTGTTTCACGAGGCCTTGCAGCGTGGCGGGGTAAGCGCCGAGGCGGCGGTGCATGTCGGCGATCATCCCGGCGATGACATCGCCGGCGCGCAGCAGGCAGGCTTGCGTGCGGTGTGGTTCAACCCGGCGGGCAAGGTCTGGGAGGCAGAGCGCTTGCCGGATGCCGAGATTCGCAGCTTGATGGAATTGCCTGCCGTCCTCTCGCGCTGGAATGCCACCTCGAATTAA
- the xerC gene encoding tyrosine recombinase XerC — protein MERQLDAYCEHLRSERQVSPHTLSAYRRDLDKVLAWCIKQNIGSWAALDIQRLRSLIARLHAQGQSSRSLARLLSAVRGLYHYLNREGLCDHDPATGLAPPKGERRLPKTLDTDRALQLLEGAVEDDFLARRDQAILELFYSSGLRLSELTGLNLDQLDLADGMVQVLGKGSKTRLLPVGKKAREALEHWLPLRALTNPADDAVFVSQQGRRLGPRAIQVRVKLAGERELGQNLHPHMLRHSFASHLLESSQDLRAVQELLGHSDIKTTQIYTHLDFQHLAAVYDSAHPRAKRMKGDDS, from the coding sequence ATGGAACGGCAACTGGACGCTTACTGCGAACACCTGCGCAGTGAGCGCCAGGTGTCGCCGCACACGCTGTCGGCGTATCGCCGCGACCTCGACAAGGTCCTCGCCTGGTGCATCAAGCAGAACATCGGCAGCTGGGCTGCGCTAGACATCCAGCGTCTGCGCAGCCTGATCGCTCGGCTGCACGCACAAGGCCAGTCCTCGCGCAGCCTCGCCCGCCTGCTCTCAGCGGTGCGCGGGCTTTATCACTATCTGAACCGCGAAGGCCTTTGCGACCATGATCCGGCCACGGGTCTGGCGCCGCCGAAAGGCGAACGTCGCCTGCCGAAAACCCTCGACACCGACCGCGCGCTGCAACTGCTCGAAGGTGCGGTCGAGGATGATTTTCTTGCCCGGCGCGATCAGGCGATTCTGGAGTTGTTCTATTCTTCGGGGCTACGCCTGTCCGAGCTGACCGGACTCAATCTGGATCAACTGGATCTGGCCGACGGCATGGTCCAGGTACTTGGCAAAGGCAGCAAAACCCGGCTGTTGCCCGTTGGCAAAAAAGCCCGGGAAGCGCTTGAGCATTGGCTGCCGTTGCGCGCTCTGACCAACCCGGCCGACGACGCCGTGTTCGTCAGCCAGCAAGGCCGGCGCCTGGGCCCACGGGCGATTCAGGTGCGGGTCAAACTCGCCGGCGAGCGCGAACTGGGGCAGAACCTGCACCCACACATGCTCAGGCACTCCTTTGCCAGCCATTTGCTCGAGTCTTCCCAAGACCTGCGCGCGGTGCAGGAGTTGCTCGGCCACTCCGACATCAAGACCACGCAAATTTACACCCACCTCGATTTCCAACATCTGGCGGCGGTCTACGACAGCGCCCACCCAAGGGCCAAACGCATGAAAGGCGACGATTCATGA